A stretch of Bos mutus isolate GX-2022 chromosome 8, NWIPB_WYAK_1.1, whole genome shotgun sequence DNA encodes these proteins:
- the SFTPC gene encoding surfactant protein C isoform X2 encodes MLAHIRPSSYSEMRREGVYSKMDVGSKEVLMESPPDYTAVPGGRLRIPCCPVNIKRLLIVVVVVVLVVVVIVGALLMGLHMSQKHTEMLLIAYKPAPGTCCYIMKMAPQNIPSLEALTRKLQNFQAKPQVPSSKLGQEQGHDAGSAFSGDLAFLGRTVSTLCGDVPLYYT; translated from the exons ATGCTGGCACATATAAGACCCTCGTCGTACTCAGAGATGAGGAGGGAAGGTGTCTACAGCAAGATGGATGTGGGCAGCAAAGAGGTCTTGATGGAGAGCCCGCCG GACTACACAGCAGTCCCTGGGGGCCGGCTCCGCATCCCTTGCTGTCCCGTGAACATCAAACGCCTTCTCATCGTGGTCGTGGTTGTGGTCCTTGTTGTCGTGGTGATCGTAGGGGCCCTGCTCATGGGCCTTCACATGAGCCAGAAACATACAGAGATG CTCCTGATTGCCTACAAGCCAGCCCCCGGAACCTGCTGCTACATCATGAAGATGGCTCCGCAGAACATCCCAAGTCTCGAGGCTCTCACCAGAAAATTGCAGAACTTCCAG GCCAAGCCCCAAGTGCCTTCCTCGAAGCTGGGCCAGGAGCAGGGCCATGACGCCGGCTCAGCATTCTCTGGGGACCTGGCCTTCCTGGGCAGGACCGTGAGCACCCTGTGTGGCGACGTGCCCCTGTACTACACCTAG
- the LGI3 gene encoding leucine-rich repeat LGI family member 3, producing the protein MAGLQARRVSGLRLLALSTLGLCLMLQVGAKRPPKTPPCPPSCSCTRDTAFCVDSKAVPRNLPSEVISLTLVNAAFSEIQDGAFSHLPLLQFLLLNSNKFTLIGDNAFTGLSHLQYLFIENNDIWALSKFTFRGLKSLTHLSLANNNLQTLPRDIFRPLDILSDLDLRGNSLNCDCKVKWLVEWLAHTNTTVAPIYCASPPRFQEHKVQDLPLREFDCITTDFVLYQTLSFPAVSAEPFLYSSDLYLALAQPGASACTILKWDYVERQLRDYDRIPAPSAVHCKPMVVDSQLYVVVAQLFGGSYIYHWDPNTTRFTKLQDIDPQRVRKPNDLEAFRIDGDWYFAVADSSKAGATSLYRWHQNGFYSHQALHPWHRDTDLEFVDGEGKPRLIVSSSSQAPVIYQWSRTQKQFVAQGEVTQVPDAQAVKHFRAGRDSYLCLSRYIGDSKILRWEGARFSEVQALPSRGSLALQPFLVGGRRYLALGSDFSFTQIYQWDEGRQKFVRFQELAVQAPRAFCYMPAGDAQLLLAPSFKGQTLVYRHVVVDLSA; encoded by the exons ATGGCGGGGCTGCAGGCCAGGCGGGTCTCAGGGCTCCGGCTCCTGGCGCTGTCTACCCTGGGCCTCTGCCTAATGCTGCAAGTCGGCGCCAAGAGACCCCCCAAGACGCCCCCCTGTCCCCCGAGTTGCTCCTGCACTAGGGACACTGCCTTCTGCGTGGACTCTAAGGCAGTGCCCAGGAACCTGCCCTCCGAGGTCATCTCTCT GACGCTGGTGAATGCTGCCTTCTCCGAAATCCAGGATGGAGCGTTTTCCCACCTTCCACTGCTGCAGTTCCT GTTACTCAATTCCAACAAGTTTACACTGATTGGAGACAATGCCTTCACAGGACTGTCACACCTGCAGTACCT CTTCATTGAGAACAATGACATCTGGGCATTATCCAAGTTTACCTTCCGAGGACTCAAGTCTTTGACACACCT CTCACTGGCCAACAATAACCTGCAGACACTGCCTAGAGACATCTTTCGGCCCCTGGACATCCTGAGTGACTT GGACCTGCGGGGCAACTCGCTCAATTGTGACTGCAAGGTGAAGTGGCTGGTGGAGTGGCTGGCACACACCAACACCACGGTGGCGCCCATCTACTGCGCCAGCCCACCCCGTTTCCAAGAGCACAAGGTGCAGGATCTACCGCTGCGTGAGTTCGACTGCATCACCACAG ATTTCGTGTTGTACCAGACGCTGTCCTTCCCAGCAGTGTCAGCCGAGCCCTTCCTCTACTCCAGCGATCTCTATCTGGCTCTGGCCCAGCCAGGAGCCAGCGCTTGCACCATCCTCAAGTGGGACTATGTTGAAAGGCAGCTTCGAGACTATGATAGAATCCCAG CCCCCTCTGCAGTGCACTGCAAGCCAATGGTGGTGGACAGCCAGCTGTATGTGGTGGTGGCCCAGCTGTTTGGGGGCTCTTACATTTACCACTGGGACCCCAACACCACGCGCTTCACCAAGCTGCAGGACATTGACCCTCAGCGTGTGCGCAAGCCCAACGACCTTGAGGCCTTCCGCATCGACGGCGACTGGTACTTCGCTGTGGCCGACAGCTCCAAGGCGGGTGCCACCAGCCTCTACCGCTGGCATCAGAACGGCTTCTACTCCCACCAGGCCCTGCACCCCTGGCACCGTGACACCGACCTGGAATTCGTGGATGGTGAGGGAAAGCCACGTCTGATCGTGTCCAGCAGTTCGCAGGCTCCCGTCATCTATCAGTGGAGTCGTACCCAGAAGCAGTTTGTGGCTCAGGGTGAGGTGACCCAGGTGCCTGATGCCCAGGCAGTGAAACACTTCCGTGCAGGCCGCGATAGCTACCTGTGCCTCAGCCGTTACATTGGTGACTCCAAGATCCTGCGCTGGGAGGGTGCCCGCTTCTCCGAGGTGCAGGCCCTGCCCTCCCGGGGCTCGCTGGCCCTGCAACCCTTCCTGGTGGGCGGCCGCCGCTACCTGGCACTAGGCAGCGACTTCTCCTTCACGCAGATCTACCAGTGGGATGAGGGACGGCAGAAGTTTGTGCGGTTCCAAGAGCTGGCAGTGCAGGCCCCCCGGGCTTTCTGCTACATGCCAGCTGGGGATGCCCAGCTGCTCCTGGCGCCCAGCTTCAAGGGACAGACTCTGGTGTACCGACATGTGGTGGTGGACCTCAGTGCCTAG
- the SFTPC gene encoding surfactant protein C isoform X1: MLAHIRPSSYSEMRREGVYSKMDVGSKEVLMESPPDYTAVPGGRLRIPCCPVNIKRLLIVVVVVVLVVVVIVGALLMGLHMSQKHTEMVLEMSIAGPEAQQRLALSERVGTTATFSIGSTGTVVYDYQRLLIAYKPAPGTCCYIMKMAPQNIPSLEALTRKLQNFQAKPQVPSSKLGQEQGHDAGSAFSGDLAFLGRTVSTLCGDVPLYYT, encoded by the exons ATGCTGGCACATATAAGACCCTCGTCGTACTCAGAGATGAGGAGGGAAGGTGTCTACAGCAAGATGGATGTGGGCAGCAAAGAGGTCTTGATGGAGAGCCCGCCG GACTACACAGCAGTCCCTGGGGGCCGGCTCCGCATCCCTTGCTGTCCCGTGAACATCAAACGCCTTCTCATCGTGGTCGTGGTTGTGGTCCTTGTTGTCGTGGTGATCGTAGGGGCCCTGCTCATGGGCCTTCACATGAGCCAGAAACATACAGAGATG GTTCTAGAGATGAGCATCGCAGGCCCAGAAGCACAGCAACGCCTGGCCCTGAGTGAGCGTGTGGGAACCACTGCCACTTTCTCCATTGGCTCCACTGGCACTGTGGTTTATGACTACCAGCGG CTCCTGATTGCCTACAAGCCAGCCCCCGGAACCTGCTGCTACATCATGAAGATGGCTCCGCAGAACATCCCAAGTCTCGAGGCTCTCACCAGAAAATTGCAGAACTTCCAG GCCAAGCCCCAAGTGCCTTCCTCGAAGCTGGGCCAGGAGCAGGGCCATGACGCCGGCTCAGCATTCTCTGGGGACCTGGCCTTCCTGGGCAGGACCGTGAGCACCCTGTGTGGCGACGTGCCCCTGTACTACACCTAG